A segment of the Sphingopyxis sp. OAS728 genome:
CCGATGATGTAGAAAGTGTCCTCGACATGGGCGACCCAGTCGCGCAGCGCCTCGTTCATCGCGTCCTTCAGCGTCTCGGCGCCGGCCGTGACCGGCACGACCTCGGCGCCCAGCAGCTTCATGCGGAAGACATTGGGCGCTTGCCGCGCGATGTCGGCGGCGCCCATATAGACGACGCAGGGCAGGCCAAAGCGCGCGCAGACGGTTGCCGTCGCCACCCCGTGCTGGCCCGCGCCCGTTTCCGCGATGATGCGGGTTTTGCCCATCCGGATCGCCAGCAGGATCTGCCCGACGCAATTGTTGATCTTGTGGGCGCCTGTGTGATTGAGTTCGTCGCGCTTGAACCAGATTTGAGCGCCGCCGAGCGCGGACGTCAACCGCGGCGCGAAATATAGCGGACTGGGACGGCCGACATAATGTTCGAGCAGGTCGTCGAACTCGGCCTGGAAGGCCGGGTCGCGCTTTGCGGCTCGATATTCGCGCTCCAGATCGAGGATGAGGGGCATGAGCGTTTCGGGGACGAAGCGGCCCCCGAATTTCCCGAAATGACCCGCTTCGTCCGGCTGCCCACGCAAGCTGTTCGGAAGATGGCCAAGATCGTCGGATGGTTGTGGAGACCGCATCATGTCGGTGCAATCCCGGCAGGAGACCCGCGCGAGGCGGCGCCGCACAGAATTCTGGCGAGCGCCTCATGGGGGCGGGTAAC
Coding sequences within it:
- the trpB gene encoding tryptophan synthase subunit beta: MRSPQPSDDLGHLPNSLRGQPDEAGHFGKFGGRFVPETLMPLILDLEREYRAAKRDPAFQAEFDDLLEHYVGRPSPLYFAPRLTSALGGAQIWFKRDELNHTGAHKINNCVGQILLAIRMGKTRIIAETGAGQHGVATATVCARFGLPCVVYMGAADIARQAPNVFRMKLLGAEVVPVTAGAETLKDAMNEALRDWVAHVEDTFYIIGTAAGPHHYPELVRDFQSVIGREARKQMLARTGRLPDLLVAAIGGGSNAIGLFHPFLDDPMVKMLGVEAAGHGLDKEHAASLAGGRPGILHGNKTYLLQDDDGQIIEGHSISAGLDYPGIGPEHAWLKDIGRADYTSATDADALEAFQLLCRTEGIIPALEPSHAVAAVARIAPTMPKDSIIIVNMCGRGDKDIFSVAQHLGVEL